One stretch of Archocentrus centrarchus isolate MPI-CPG fArcCen1 chromosome 5, fArcCen1, whole genome shotgun sequence DNA includes these proteins:
- the taf4a gene encoding transcription initiation factor TFIID subunit 4 encodes MDASTASTDSNTGHDPGKTLVVSSGATFLPNHQGKIGSYSAQTFNGSQTMNSHNSGSAATLGGTIVTSGTGNSSSAAISVTAVNSGPVLSKGLAGVTMPPSSNSVIQTPLMNSQSVVASAQPVSQATGPTVTLVRAPMQTAGSGAILNGNNSAISAVAASTSSQTGIGIQTPLVNNGQPSNSLSMSAGTHIIKAEPPTTITDSAPQPTVTPGAVSVPRTSATVAASAGGIRALTPQMLAPRLPQAASGQPSIHNIQLPPGMVLVRSESGQLLMIAQQALAQMQAQAQGDMAPRATTPTNVPPGQAPGNTVISRQVTPSTIIRPGCPAPTPLTATTTLHRPPILQSSVGATVPGMTSRTVSQTAGTTVTSVAVSKETIENVKKCKNFLSTLIKLASTGKQSTETAASVRELVKDLLEGKLEAEEFTSRLYKELNSSPQPYLVPFLKRSLPALRQLTPDSAAFIQQSQLAQPASGSVSSTSPTPPTVVLRSPAPRLPAQVSRPQLQPGINKPGQMTSLVLQPQQQRAILRPQVTLPATPITLRNQAPGRIMLGQQQVQLKELQPVPLRPEGPPGSKQICVAALTPAQKNKLKEAGGTFKDDDDINDVASMAGVNLSEESANILATNSITVGAVTHSCKDEAFLSCAILQRRMLEIGRRHGVTELGPEVVNYVSHAAQQRLQNLLEKVSQVAQQKNISFKEDNNHEQSSDVRTQLKFFEQLDQLEKQRKEEQEREILLKAAKSRARQEDPEQLRLKQKAKEMQQQELAQMRQREANLTALAAIGPRKKRKNLDSPSSSASAEGSGTGPSLSGGPASSGSRPTRQRITRVNLRDLLFCLENERFTSRSHFLYKGFLK; translated from the exons ATGGACGCGTCGACGGCCAGCACGGACTCCAACACGGGACACGACCCTGGCAAAACACTTGTTGTTAGTAGCGGTGCAACTTTTCTCCCTAATCACCAGGGGAAAATAGGCTCATACTCCGCACAGACTTTCAATGGGAGCCAAACTATGAACTCTCACAATTCAGGAAGCGCTGCCACTCTCGGGGGGACGATAGTGACAAGTGGCACTGGTAACAGCAGCAGCGCTGCGATATCTGTCACAGCTGTCAACAGTGGACCAGTGTTGTCAAAAGGGCTGGCCGGTGTCACAATGCCCCCCTCTTCAAACAGTGTAATTCAGACCCCGCTCATGAACTCTCAGAGTGTTGTGGCTTCAGCTCAGCCTGTGAGCCAAGCAACGGGACCCACTGTGACACTCGTCAGGGCGCCTATGCAAACCGCTGGGTCGGGTGCAATTTTGAATGGGAACAATAGTGCGATCTCCGCTGTGGCGGCCAGTACATCAAGCCAGACAGGTATCGGCATACAAACTCCGCTTGTAAACAACGGCCAGCCGTCCAATTCTCTGTCCATGAGCGCAGGAACGCACATTATCAAGGCGGAGCCACCCACAACAATAACAGACTCAGCACCGCAACCCACAGTCACTCCCGGCGCCGTCAGTGTTCCCCGGACTTCTGCGACGGTGGCTGCCAGTGCCGGCGGGATCCGGGCTCTGACACCTCAGATGCTGGCCCCAAGGCTACCCCAGGCTGCTTCGGGGCAGCCCAGTATCCATAACATCCAGCTCCCACCGG GAATGGTGCTTGTACGCAGTGAGAGTGGACAGCTGCTGATGATTGCTCAGCAGGCTCTGGCCCAGATGCAAGCCCAGGCGCAGGGAGACATGGCACCTCGGGCCACTACACCAACTAATGTGCCTCCAGGCCAG GCTCCTGGAAACACTGTCATCAGCAGACAAGTGACTCCCAGCACCATCATCCGACCAGGCTGTCCAGCTCCAACGCCACTCACTGCGACCACCACGCTTCACAGACCTCCTATCCTTCAG agctCAGTTGGGGCCACAGTACCGGGAATGACCTCTAGGACAGTGAGCCAAACAGCTGGGACCACAGTTACCTCGGTAGCAGTCAGCAAA GAAACAATTGAGAATGTGAAAAAATGTAAGAACTTCTTGTCTACACTGATCAAGCTGGCATCCACTGGGAAGCAATCCACTGAAACTGCAGCCAGTGTTAGGGAGCTGGTCAAAGACCTGCTG GAGGGCAAACTGGAAGCTGAAGAATTCACCAGCAGATTGTACAAAGAACTCAACTCCTCACCCCAACCTTATCTTGTGCCTTTCCTCAAG agaaGCCTCCCAGCTTTGAGGCAGCTCACCCCAGACTCAGCAGCTTTCATCCAGCAGAGTCAGCTCGCCCAGCCAGCCTCAGGTTCAGTTTCTTCCACCTCACCCACCCCCCCTACAGTGGTCCTGCGTAGCCCAGCTCCTCGCCTTCCTGCTCAAGTTAGTAGGCCCCAGCTCCAGCCAGGCATTAACAAACCAGGACAAATGACCTCACTG GTCCTCCAGCCTCAGCAGCAAAGAGCAATTCTGAGACCTCAGGTAACCTTACCGGCAACCCCCATAACTCTCAGGAATCAGGCCCCTGGTCGCATCATGCTGGGACAGCAGCAGGTCCAGCTTAAGGAGCTGCAGCCAG TTCCCCTGAGGCCAGAGGGGCCACCTGGTTCCAAACAAATCTGTGTTGCAGCCTTGACCCCGGCTCAAAAAAACAAGCTCAAAGAGGCGGGCGGAACTTTCAA AGATGACGATGACATCAATGACGTGGCCTCCATGGCCGGAGTGAACCTGTCAGAAGAGAGCGCTAATATCCTAGCCACCAATTCCATTACAGTGGGAGCGGTGACGCATTCCTGCAAGGATGAAGCGTTTCTCTCCTGTGCCATACTGCAGAGGAGAATGCTGGAGATCG GTAGGAGGCATGGCGTAACAGAACTCGGTCCTGAGGTGGTGAACTATGTCTCCCATGCTGCTCAACAGCGACTTCAGAACCTACTTGAAAAAGTCTCCCAAGTAGCccagcagaaaaacatcagtttcaag GAGGATAACAACCATGAGCAGAGCAGTGATGTTCGTACTCAGCTGAAATTCTTTGAGCAATTGGACCAGTTAGAGAAACAGCGAAAAGAGGAACAGGAGAGAGAGATCCTCCTGAAGGCAGCTAAG TCTCGAGCTCGGCAAGAGGATCCAGAGCAGCTGCGTCTCAAGCAGAAGGCAAAAGAG ATGCAACAGCAGGAGTTGGCTCAAATGAGACAAAGGGAGGCCAACCTGACAGCTCTGGCAGCCATTGGCCctaggaagaagaggaagaatcTGGACTCGCCATCCTCCTCTGCTTCAGCTGAG GGATCGGGAACAGGTCCCTCTCTGTCTGGCGGGCCTGCTTCATCAGGCTCCAGACCCACACGGCAGCGCATCACACGTGTCAATCTCAGGGACCTGCTCTTCTGTTTGGAGAATGAGAGATTTACCAGTCGCTCCCATTTCCTCTACAAGGGCTTTCTCAAATAG